The following coding sequences are from one Thermoproteota archaeon window:
- a CDS encoding Fic family protein, giving the protein MISRYRFLLLEQARSPLIAPALMARIEEGFKRISSERPLSREALARLRNLLTIEYVYNTNAIEGNTLTLRETRLVLEEGITVAGKPLRDHLEARNHLQALRYVEDLSRAERVEEFDLLKLHHLVMMGIWEARPGEYRREQVFIGGSGHVPPPPSEVPGLMMRFVDWLNGAVNSDELHPIELAAVAHAYLTAIHPFTDGNGRVARLLMNLLLLRRGYPLAIIRKERRRAYYMALEEADRGRARPITNLVARAVDESLTLYLGSLEGMVPLSTAAKELGMSVDYLGQLARKGYLKAVKLAGRWYIPEDEVGRLRSRAVRRSRER; this is encoded by the coding sequence ATGATTAGTCGATACAGGTTTCTCCTGCTGGAACAAGCTAGGTCCCCGCTGATAGCCCCGGCGCTCATGGCGAGGATAGAGGAGGGATTCAAGAGGATCAGCTCCGAGCGCCCGCTCAGCAGAGAGGCCCTAGCTAGGCTGAGGAACCTCCTGACGATAGAGTACGTCTACAACACTAACGCCATAGAGGGGAACACCCTCACCCTCAGGGAGACGAGGCTCGTGCTAGAGGAGGGTATAACTGTAGCAGGAAAGCCCCTGAGAGATCATTTGGAGGCCAGGAACCACCTTCAAGCTCTGAGGTACGTGGAGGATCTCTCTCGCGCTGAGAGGGTGGAGGAGTTCGACCTACTCAAGCTGCACCACCTCGTGATGATGGGAATATGGGAAGCGAGACCGGGCGAGTACAGGAGGGAACAGGTCTTCATCGGTGGATCGGGTCACGTACCTCCCCCTCCCTCGGAAGTACCGGGATTGATGATGAGGTTCGTTGACTGGTTGAACGGCGCCGTGAATTCCGATGAACTCCACCCGATCGAGCTGGCTGCCGTGGCCCACGCCTACCTCACGGCCATACACCCCTTCACCGACGGGAACGGGAGGGTGGCTAGGCTCCTGATGAACCTCCTCCTGCTGAGACGGGGCTACCCACTGGCCATCATAAGGAAGGAGAGGCGGAGGGCCTACTACATGGCTTTGGAGGAGGCCGACAGGGGAAGGGCCAGACCCATAACTAACCTCGTGGCGAGGGCGGTGGACGAGAGCCTGACCCTCTACCTGGGATCGCTGGAGGGCATGGTTCCCCTATCGACGGCGGCCAAGGAGCTTGGGATGAGCGTCGACTACCTGGGGCAGCTTGCCAGGAAGGGGTACTTGAAGGCGGTCAAGCTGGCTGGCAGGTGGTACATTCCGGAGGATGAGGTGGGAAGGCTTAGGAGTAGAGCAGTTAGGAGGTCAAGGGAAAGGTGA
- a CDS encoding prefoldin subunit: MSSEDFLQAKAEELLNELNQVVTQISTLKAELASVDEALKRLEKLSDVEEVFERVGVVYVKRDRESVIVELKATKEALESTIGSLEKRERDLRETLNRMLQPSQGG, encoded by the coding sequence ATGTCTTCCGAGGATTTCCTGCAGGCTAAGGCGGAGGAGCTACTCAACGAGTTGAATCAAGTGGTCACTCAGATATCGACCCTGAAGGCCGAGCTCGCCTCGGTGGACGAGGCGCTCAAGAGGCTGGAGAAGCTGAGCGATGTGGAAGAGGTCTTCGAGAGGGTTGGGGTGGTCTATGTCAAGAGGGACAGGGAGTCCGTGATAGTCGAGTTGAAGGCCACCAAAGAGGCGCTCGAGTCCACCATAGGGTCGCTGGAGAAGAGGGAGAGGGACCTCAGGGAGACCTTGAACAGGATGCTGCAACCCTCTCAGGGCGGTTAG
- a CDS encoding DHH family phosphoesterase, whose protein sequence is MEIGRFRDHVKSFAQDLYNSFEGTVRLVSHLDADGLSSAGILISLLRRLNVPFHLTIVKYVSEPLIGELRKEPYEIYLFSDLGSGDLEVISYLGKKVFIVDHHRPEGDIGGIRILNPFLAGLDGDREISGAGVAFLLYYEMLDDPGMAPMAITGALGDVQEDDGFRGLNAEILKLAVESGLVEVRPDLRLFGGPDYPLVASLERTVDPFIEGVSNNSAGALALVESLGIPIKVGERWTTLSDLTEEQKRDLTNELVKRMESLEKAKTLVGNVYIYLKEPKGSPLRDLSSFATVLNACGRMGGGHVGALLASGLRGEILNKALELQQSYRRVLSQVLRSARPRIVGRIAFIDEGLAEDTMIGTVTSILSKSLRDADVVVGYAHTDEGMIKVSARLTGRGSSKQIDLDELLRTASKEAGGTGGGHQMAAGAQIPKEGKKAFESTLLNYLE, encoded by the coding sequence TTGGAAATAGGCCGGTTCCGGGATCACGTCAAGTCCTTCGCCCAGGACTTGTACAACTCTTTTGAGGGCACGGTAAGGTTGGTAAGCCACTTGGATGCGGACGGCCTGAGCTCAGCCGGTATATTGATCTCGCTCCTCAGGAGGCTTAACGTCCCCTTTCACCTCACTATTGTCAAATACGTCAGCGAGCCCCTAATAGGGGAATTGAGGAAGGAGCCCTACGAGATATATCTCTTCTCAGACTTGGGATCCGGTGATCTCGAGGTAATATCCTACCTAGGGAAGAAGGTCTTCATAGTGGATCACCACCGTCCCGAGGGAGATATAGGAGGCATAAGGATCCTCAACCCGTTCTTAGCCGGACTTGACGGTGATAGGGAGATCAGCGGTGCAGGAGTGGCCTTCCTACTGTATTACGAGATGCTGGACGATCCGGGCATGGCTCCGATGGCCATAACCGGAGCTCTGGGCGATGTCCAGGAGGACGATGGTTTCCGGGGTCTCAACGCTGAGATATTGAAGCTGGCCGTCGAATCTGGATTGGTAGAGGTGAGACCGGATCTCAGGCTCTTCGGAGGCCCGGACTACCCATTGGTCGCGTCGCTGGAGAGGACGGTGGATCCCTTCATAGAAGGGGTATCCAACAACTCGGCCGGGGCGCTGGCACTAGTCGAGTCCCTAGGAATACCCATAAAGGTGGGAGAGAGGTGGACCACCCTCTCCGACCTGACGGAGGAGCAGAAGAGGGACCTGACGAACGAGCTGGTCAAGAGGATGGAAAGCTTGGAGAAGGCCAAAACCCTGGTGGGTAACGTATACATATACCTCAAGGAACCAAAGGGCTCACCTCTCAGGGACCTGAGCAGCTTTGCCACCGTACTCAACGCCTGCGGACGCATGGGTGGCGGCCACGTAGGGGCCCTGCTAGCCTCTGGCCTCAGGGGGGAGATCCTGAACAAGGCGCTCGAGCTGCAACAGTCGTACAGGAGGGTCCTATCCCAGGTACTGAGAAGCGCCAGGCCGAGAATAGTCGGCAGAATAGCTTTCATAGATGAGGGCCTGGCCGAGGACACCATGATCGGCACGGTCACATCGATACTCAGCAAATCCCTTAGGGATGCCGACGTCGTGGTGGGATACGCGCACACCGATGAGGGCATGATAAAGGTGTCAGCCAGGCTGACGGGAAGGGGAAGCTCTAAACAGATAGACCTCGACGAACTCCTCAGGACGGCATCTAAAGAGGCCGGTGGCACGGGTGGGGGGCATCAGATGGCTGCCGGAGCTCAGATACCCAAGGAAGGGAAGAAGGCCTTCGAATCCACACTTCTCAATTACCTCGAGTGA
- a CDS encoding 30S ribosomal protein S15 yields the protein MARMHSRKKGKSESTRPPRETPLDWVPLSKEEIEELVVKLGKRGVPPSQIGMILRDEYGVPLVKRVIGKKITQILEEHDAAPPIPEDLLALISKAYKIRKHLEEHRKDFHAKRGLILTESKISRLVKYYKRVGKLPPDWRYSPELAELYAS from the coding sequence AGTCGACTAGGCCCCCTAGGGAGACTCCCTTGGACTGGGTCCCCCTATCCAAGGAAGAGATAGAGGAGCTGGTCGTGAAGCTCGGCAAGAGGGGGGTGCCTCCCAGCCAGATAGGCATGATACTCAGGGATGAGTACGGAGTACCCCTAGTGAAGAGGGTCATCGGTAAGAAGATAACTCAGATACTTGAGGAGCACGATGCGGCCCCGCCCATACCTGAGGACCTCCTAGCCCTGATAAGCAAGGCATACAAGATCAGGAAGCATCTGGAGGAGCACAGGAAGGACTTCCACGCCAAGAGGGGCCTCATACTCACGGAGTCCAAGATAAGCAGGCTGGTCAAGTACTACAAGAGGGTAGGCAAGCTCCCACCGGACTGGCGCTACAGCCCCGAGCTGGCTGAACTCTACGCATCTTAG